The proteins below come from a single Rosa rugosa chromosome 2, drRosRugo1.1, whole genome shotgun sequence genomic window:
- the LOC133730327 gene encoding uncharacterized protein LOC133730327, with product MGFRDLHAHNLALLAKQGWRFLCNPTSLVARLYGAKYFSQGDIWSSVLTSSPSACWRGIYSSLPLLRSDIRWQVGNGATIHAWDDPWIPRHVTFRPVIRMDGGTLWVKVYLCFPDSLGMSTWCESGGGTSAFWKSIWFANVPGKIKVHFWKVCSSILPTNSQLCSRRVPILDGCFFCNVEEETIMHVSCECPFVKDLLNYFPSLGIVQTLHMVHGSVRDWLALCLGNLTKMDASLFLILVWFVWKERNKRLWNGRFASLDQLAFQVTSFYHLHMSVQAHSRRVVGRRNIQWTPPSPGWLKANCVGIYDASSHSGGGIVVVLKNSSGSILGGVCSKVRWVSNLQTVEVLACRAACNLVDRFGLAPVAFESDFQRVVTTINSQGVNISLLGRVYEDIFTMLGSLHDSYFSYISRTANKVANMLPRFALGSDFDLYWSGFVPTEISGFIATLCTN from the exons ATGGGGTTTAGAGATctacatgcacacaatcttgcTCTCTTGGCTAAACAGGGATGGCGCTTCTTATGCAATCCCACTTCGTTGGTAGCTAGATTGTATGGTGCCAAATACTTTTCGCAGGGTGATATTTGGAGTAGTGTTCTTACATCATCTCCTTCTGCATGTTGGCGCGGCATTTACTCTTCTCTACCACTACTTCGAAGCGATATAAGGTGGCAGGTGGGGAATGGAGCGACTATTCATGCTTGGGATGATCCGTGGATTCCTAGACATGTTACTTTCAGGCCTGTTATTCGTATGGATGGAGGGACTCTTTGGGTAAAGGTTTATCTCTGCTTTCCGGACTCTCTTGGAATGTCGACTTGGTGCGAGAGTG gTGGTGGGACTTCGGCATTTTGGAAGTCTATTTGGTTCGCAAATGTTCCTGGGAAAATTAAGGTTCACTTTTGGAAGGTTTGTTCTTCCATTTTGCCCACTAATTCACAGCTCTGTTCTCGTCGAGTACCTATATTGGATggttgtttcttttgtaatgTTGAGGAGGAGACGATTATGCATGTCAGTTGTGAATGCCCTTTTGTGAAGGACTTGTTGAATTATTTTCCTTCATTGGGTATAGTGCAGACGTTGCATATGGTGCATGGTTCTGTACGTGATTGGTTGGCTTTGTGTTTGGGGAATCTAACTAAAATGGATGCTTCCTTATTCTTGATATTGGTCTGGTTTGTGTGGAAGGAGAGAAATAAGAGGCTTTGGAATGGTAGGTTTGCATCTCTTGATCAGCTAGCTTTTCAGGTTACTTCTTTTTATCATCTTCATATGTCAGTTCAAGCTCATTCACGCCGGGTTGTGGGGAGAAGGAATATACAGTGGACTCCACCTTCCCCGGGTTGGCTTAAGGCTAATTGTGTTGGGATATATGATGCTTCAAGCCATTCTGGTGGCGGTATTGTGGTTGTGCTTAAAAATAGTTCTGGCTCAATATTAGGCGGTGTTTGCTCTAAGGTGAGATGGGTGTCAAATCTGCAAACTGTTGAAGTTTTGGCTTGCCGAGCTGCATGCAATTTGGTGGACAGGTTTGGTCTTGCTCCAGTTGCCTTTGAGTCTGATTTTCAGCGCGTTGTGACTACCATAAACTCACAAGGTGTGAATATTTCTTTGTTAGGTAGAGTTTATGAAGATATTTTTACCATGCTGGGGAGCCTTCATGACTCTTATTTCAGCTATATTAGTCGGACTGCAAATAAGGTTGCCAATATGCTGCCTAGATTTGCATTAGGTTCTGATTTTGATCTGTATTGGAGTGGGTTTGTCCCCACAGAAATCAGTGGCTTCATAGCCACTTTGTGTACAAACTGA
- the LOC133734317 gene encoding probable N-acetyltransferase HLS1 → MGLKEAVIRSYDGEADRARVEDLERRCEVGPTERVYLFTDTMGDPICRIRNSPMHKMLVAELDNQLVGVIQGSIKLVTVHNKPPPRDHEANLARVGYILGLRVAPFHRQKGIGSRLVCCLEDWFVANDVDYSYMATEKDNEASVRLFIEKFGYIKFRTPAILVNPVRCRPCHVSSNVEIAKLKVEEAEFLYRKCMASTDFFPHDINKVLGNKLSLGTWVAYPRGEFGNFESNGQALPKSWAMISVWNSGEVFKLRLGKAPLSCLLYAKSWRLMDRFLPCFKLLPSMPDFFNPFGFYFMYGVYHEGPLSGKLVRNLCHFVHNMASTTTKNFCCKVVVTEVGGYDSVLRHHIPHWKLLSCSEDLWCIKAMKKNEADRTSLHELTKTQQINKALFVDPREV, encoded by the exons ATGGGACTAAAGGAGGCTGTAATTCGAAGCTATGATGGTGAAGCGGATAGAGCTAGAGTGGAAGACCTTGAACGAAGATGCGAGGTAggaccaacggagcgagtataTCTCTTCACAGACACTATGGGTGACCCCATATGTAGGATCCGGAACAGTCCGATGCACAAGATGCTG GTGGCCGAGTTGGACAACCAGTTGGTTGGAGTCATTCAAGGCTCGATAAAGTTGGTGACGGTTCATAATAAGCCGCCGCCTAGAGATCATGAGGCCAATCTGGCCAGAGTGGGCTACATCCTCGGCCTGAGGGTCGCACCATTCCATCGTCAAAAAGGGATTGGTTCCAGACTGGTGTGTTGTTTAGAGGATTGGTTCGTAGCCAACGACGTAGATTACTCATACATGGCCACCGAGAAAGACAACGAAGCTTCAGTCAGGCTTTTCATTGAGAAGTTTGGCTACATCAAGTTCAGGACCCCTGCAATTCTGGTAAACCCGGTTCGTTGCCGGCCCTGCCACGTCTCTTCCAACGTTGAAATCGCAAAGCTCAAGGTAGAAGAAGCCGAGTTTCTGTACAGAAAGTGTATGGCTTCCACTGATTTCTTTCCTCATGACATAAACAAAGTGCTTGGGAACAAACTGAGCTTGGGGACTTGGGTGGCCTATCCAAGAGGAGAGTTTGGCAATTTTGAATCAAATGGGCAAGCTCTACCAAAAAGTTGGGCTATGATTAGTGTATGGAACAGCGGTGAGGTTTTCAAATTGAGGCTAGGGAAGGCACCTCTGTCTTGTCTGTTGTATGCAAAAAGCTGGAGACTGATGGATAGGTTTTTGCCTTGCTTTAAATTACTGCCTTCCATGCCTGATTTTTTCAACCCTTTTGGGTTTTACTTCATGTATGGGGTATACCATGAAGGACCATTGTCAGGGAAACTGGTGAGGAATTTGTGCCACTTTGTGCACAACATGGCTAGTACTACAACTAAGAACTTCTGCTGCAAGGTCGTAGTAACAGAAGTTGGGGGTTATGACTCAGTACTAAGACATCACATCCCACATTGGAAGTTGCTCTCTTGCTCTGAGGATTTGTGGTGCATAAAAGccatgaagaaaaatgaagcaGACAGAACCAGCCTTCATGAATTGACTAAAACCCAACAAATAAATAAAGCTCTTTTTGTTGACCCAAGAGAGGTATGA